A window of the Amycolatopsis solani genome harbors these coding sequences:
- a CDS encoding cation diffusion facilitator family transporter: protein MGQGHGHGHAIAPASASGRYVRSLTIALAIGAGFMVLEFAVGFATGSLALISDAAHMFTDVLGVGMALAAIILARRSGPTISRTFGLYRAEVLAALGNAILLFGVAGYVLIEAVDRIGNPPAVPGLPVLLAAAAGLVANIVSFTVLRSGAKESLNVRGAYLEVVADLIGSVGVLISGALTLLTGWRYADPIIGVAIGLFVLPRTWVLARRALRILFQHAPQGVDVGAINAELAALPGVADVHDLHVWTLTSGMEVASAHLTLAPPAQQSDVLTEAQNLLASRYAIEHATLQVEAPQCARRCQELSW from the coding sequence ATGGGGCAGGGACACGGCCACGGGCACGCGATCGCGCCGGCGAGCGCGTCGGGCCGGTACGTGCGGAGCCTGACCATCGCCCTGGCCATCGGCGCCGGCTTCATGGTGCTCGAGTTCGCCGTCGGCTTCGCGACCGGCTCACTGGCCCTGATCTCGGACGCGGCCCACATGTTCACCGACGTCCTCGGCGTCGGCATGGCCCTGGCGGCGATCATCCTGGCGCGCCGAAGCGGCCCCACGATCAGCCGCACGTTCGGCCTCTACCGCGCGGAGGTCCTGGCGGCGCTGGGCAACGCGATCCTCCTCTTCGGCGTCGCGGGCTACGTCCTCATCGAGGCCGTGGACCGGATCGGCAACCCACCCGCGGTCCCCGGCCTACCGGTTTTGCTGGCCGCGGCGGCCGGCCTGGTGGCCAACATCGTGTCGTTCACGGTGCTGCGTTCGGGGGCCAAGGAGAGCCTCAACGTCCGCGGCGCGTACCTCGAAGTGGTCGCCGACCTGATCGGCTCGGTCGGCGTCCTGATCAGCGGCGCTTTGACGCTCCTCACTGGCTGGCGCTATGCGGACCCGATCATCGGTGTGGCGATCGGGCTGTTCGTGCTGCCGCGCACGTGGGTGCTGGCTCGGCGGGCGCTGCGGATCTTGTTCCAGCACGCGCCGCAGGGGGTGGACGTCGGGGCGATCAACGCTGAGCTGGCTGCGCTGCCTGGGGTGGCGGATGTGCATGACCTGCATGTCTGGACGCTGACGTCGGGGATGGAGGTGGCTTCGGCGCATCTGACGCTGGCGCCGCCTGCGCAGCAGTCGGACGTGTTGACGGAGGCGCAGAACCTGCTGGCTTCGCGGTATGCGATCGAGCATGCGACGTTGCAGGTGGAGGCGCCGCAGTGTGCTCGGCGGTGCCAGGAGCTTTCCTGGTAG